GAACAGCCCGGTGGCCACAGAGGACACAATGCAGAGCCGTGGGAAAGAGTGAGACAAGGGGTGCGGCTCCAGGAttcagccccagccctccttTGCCACTCTGAACCTTCTGGGCAGAGGCACCCGAGTGCTCAGAACATCCCCTTTTGCCTTCAGCAGCACTTGTGGCAGCATTTGTTTGCAATGCTCCCAGTTTATCTCAGGGATCACTTTAGAAATAAGAAGGCATTTAACGTGAAGCCAAGGAAGCCAAAGGATGTAAACTTTCCCCTGGAGTCAAGGAGTCATCAGTCTCTGGAGGAGAAATGAAATCGCGCATCCTGTCTGCCAGGCGATGGTGTGCTCAGCGCAGCCTCACGGCTCTGCTGCAACGGTGCCCAGCGAGAGGCAGGGGGATGAGGAAGGCCCGAGGGAGCACTGGGCTCCCCAGCTCGTTCATCTCGGCTGTGAAGATAAGCTCTGCTACCTCCGGATTTATTAGAAAGGCTGAAAAAGCAGTGGAACAGAATAGCCCGTTTTCTGCCTGGGAAGCTTTTACTGTGCCTTTTATTGAAAttagaaagcagaatttgaaatGGGGGTTTCTGTTAGAAATGGGACTGTGGTGCAGGCGCCAGTCCCGGAGCAGGTACTGGCTGCAGGTGCAGGATATGGCCGGCGTTGTGCCTGGCAAAGGGCTTGTCGGCCGCTGTCGCTGCCTGCACCTTTTTCAGCAGCATGGCAGCTTGTGCCATGCGCATGTGATGAGCGTTGCAGGCCTCTGCACAATCCCAGCAGGACTTGAACAAGAAACTGGCCTGGAAGAATTGAAACTGAGAGGCTCTGACGTGTGGCttaaaatagatatttgaaataaattttcattctttctatGCTTTTGGGAATGCTGTGTCATCAGAGCTAAAGATACACTCTGCAGGCAAACAGTATCAGCCACTTCCCATGAGGTCCAGGTTTCTCAGTCACAGATCCAGGAGGCTGGTAGTTACAGAAGGgcttgtgggtgtttttttcctctcattagaaaaaaaaataaaaaataaaaaatcaacagtCCAAGGTTGGACCTACCACAGTGACTTAAAACCAGTTCAGACACTGATGTTATGGGTGTTAACAATGCTGAAGGGCAGACTCTCCAGTGGGGTGCTTGCTCCCTGGAGCAGCCTGGGTGCAGCAGCATTAAAAATCAGCGTTGCCCATGACTGAATTTGGCCCGTCGTGTGAAATATGCGATTGTTGGTGGGGCCAGATGGGGAGTTCCCTGCGTGACTGCAGTCCAGTGGCAGTGCCAGCCCTGGTCTTCCTCCCACCGCAGCCAGGACCATGGTACCAGCTCCGCATGAGCTCGCGCGTCACAGCCGCTCTGTTTCCATCCTCGCCCTCAGTTCAGCCTTTTCCCCTGGCCTCTTGCTCACACCCGACCTCCTCGCTGCTCTCATTTCACATCCTCTCACCACTAGCTCCAACGTGCTTCCACCACCTCAGGGAGGCTGTGCGAGTCCCCTTCTCTGCTGTCTTCCAGGGAGTGATGCAGGGCAGTCAATGTTCCTTGGCTCAAACAGTGCCTCATCCAAGTGCATATAAACATACAGACATGTACTTGTCCATATGTACGTCTAAATGTGTTATGTGGGTACAGCCAGCGCAGGTGAGTGGCTCCAGGAGGAGCACACAACCTTGAGGCTTGCTCGTGGCCAGCAGCTTGGTGGGACCAACACTTGCTGAAGGTTGTGGTGACCCCACCAACATCCCCACGCTGACGCCACTTCCCTGCAGACCATGCTCTCCTCAGTGATGCTCAAACAGCTCCTGGGTCAGTGCTTTGTTTCCTGAGATTTCTTGTAATgttgtctttaaaaacacaaaacaccgAGACCTGCCTGGCTTTCTTGTGGGAATGGCAGTGGGGTTTTTGTATTATTGTGGTAAAAGTACAATTAAGAAATTTCGGCTGGGATGGGGTTTGCTGGTTTTACCTGTGCTGGAGCCACCAAGGCCACCTGCTGAGAGCATCACAGGCACTGCCAggcctggggctggagcagggcagtgctgtgccGTGGGGGCCACGCTGAGAAGGGACAAGATCAGGCCCTAGCAGCAATGTCACCAGCATGCGGCGATAGCAGGGTCCCATCTCTGCTCTGGTCTGAGACACCAGGAGCAGTGGAGGTGTGGGGGAGGAAGCATTATTTAGTGTCATTGATgatattttcctaaaaatacCAAACCTCATTGCTTTGTTCCTCTTTGCACTTCCACTTGGTATCCGCTTGTGACATCACAGTCTGTTTACGTGGAGGAGTATGATGTCATAAAGAAAGGCACTGATGTCACAGGCTCTTCAGGACACAAAAGAACAGGCTTCTCCATGAATTTTGGAACGGGGCGATTTCACAGGGGGCACCACTGCCCCACGCAGACGCTGGTGGACGGACGGGCACGGGGCAGAGGACGGCACCGCTCTCCCGGCCCGTGCTGCGTGAGGCAATGCCAGCGTGGGCCTGGAGACGTGAGGGGTGCGGGGAGGCGGAGTGGCGGCACTGGGGCTGGTGTCGAAGGGAGGCCGAGCCCCGCCGGGAGGTGCCGTGGCAGCGGGGCGGCCGCTGGCAAGGTCAGTAGTTGCAGTGGcgctggcagggctggtggaGGAAGCTCCCCACATGCTGTCGGGCCCGGCGGGCCGGGCGCTGTCGGGCCCGGTCCTGCCGCTGCAGCGCCTTCTGGCTGAGCCATGGcttttctgccagctgcttggCCCGCTGCACCCGCCGTGCCTGGCTGACCTTCTCCAGGATGGCAGCCTTCACTGACAGGGACGTGCTGTGGTGCGGCATGTGCCGCTCCAGCCGGGGCTCTGGCACCTCCCTGCGGAGAGACGGGACTGTCAGTGGCCAGTGGTGCTTGGTCCCCCCCAGCCACGTGGCCATCGCACCCACGCACCAGCAGCCCACCCTTACCCACCCTCCTGCAAGATCTGCCTGCAGCCCCGTGGTGGCCGTATTGCCACCAGCACCCTCAAACCTGGTGGGCAGGAGCCAAGCACAGCCCACAGCCCCCTCGTGTCCATCCCGCTCCTAACCAGATTTATTCCCTTGCCTATTCCCAGCTCTCTTTGGCCCCTTTCTTCACCCTCCAGCACTGAGGTTTCTCTTAAGCTCTCGAGATGGCACTGAGACCCTCAGGACAACTTTGCAAAGGGAAAGGTCCAAGAGCGATCATGTGCCCTGGCCAAACAAAGGATCACCCCAAATTCTGCCTTGTGAGGCTGTGTAAATAAGCAGGCTGCAATGCCAGGGGACGCTTCCCTGCCCCATTGGGGGGCTCACAGGGGAGGTGCTGGAAGGGCCGGTGCGGGGGTAGCAGCGACCCACAGCATGGTGGTACCGGGACTCACCGGTGGGTCAGGGCTTtcctgggtgctgtggggagaaGGCAGGGCTCCGCACGCTGCAGAGAGGCTGTGGCCCCAGGAAGGggcggggggaaggaggaggggggtgGCTGGGAAAAGAGATGGCAGTGGGGTCAGATTTTGCTTGCATCTGTTAGGTGGCAGGCCGGGGCATCTCTGTTTAACACCCCTGTTACACTGGACTGTGGGGCAGGGAGAAAGGTCTCACAGCCCAGGCCAGCAGAGAGCCAGGAAGgagagctgggggcaggggtcTGCAGCACCCCCCCGTGTGGGGAAACCAGGGACTCAGGGGCACCAGTGCCCGGGGGCCACCCTCTTCTGGTGGGACTGCTTTGCTTGTGCCATGTACATGCAAGCTTCCGTGTTTAAACTCAGTCCAGGAGACTCCCCCAGACTGGTGGTGGGGTAACACGCAGCATCCTCAGAGGACAGCCATGTGCCAGGAGAGGACGAGGAAGAGGCCACTGCTGTCCGTGCCAGCAGTAACCACACAGCAAGGGCTTCACATGGCTGGTCCCACACCCACAGCTGTCTTAATGTGGACCCAGTAAACATCAAGGTCACTCTTCCAAAGTATTTTGGGGCACAGAGGCTGCTGTCCTTGCACAGTGCTGGCTGGGACACCCTGCCAGGTGGGACACGGGGACACTGAcgtcacagaatcacaggatggtttgggttggaagtgaccttcaGAGATCACCCAGACCAAGCCCTGCTGTCggcagggacatctttcaccagatcaggttgctcaaagccccatacAACCTGACCTTGAATACCTTCAGcaatggggcatccacagcttctctgggcaacctgcacCAGTGCCTCAGCGAGAAAAGTTTCTTCCTAATAACCAACCTCAATCCACCCTCCAGTTTAAAACCGCCACGCCTGGATCCCCTGGGCAGCACGGGTGAAATGCTGCAGGGCATGCACGGCCGCCCTAGTCCTTGGCCCCGCACTCACCCAGCAGTGGAGTCCTGCGGCTCCTCCACGTCCAGCTCGAGGGTGCTGGTGACATAGACAGACATGCTGGGGTGCTCGATGAGCAGGTCCTCCATGGGGCTGCTGCCCACGCCATCGGGGCCGGGCTCCTCTGCAGTAAAACATGGGGGAGGGGTGACAAACCAACTCTCGTCCATCAAGcaggggccgggcagggcaggcacGGGGCTGCGGGCGTGGGCCGGGGCAGGTGGCTGCACCAGGCAGGGCCTCACCGAGCACCCGCAGGCCCCGGCCCACCGCTGTGTGCCGGGGCGGGTGGCACCGCCTGGGGAGCGAGCGGGGTGCGGAGCCATGCGGGGTGCAGcggggacacacacacaccatgtacagtgggggggggggggggggggggagagaaaggggcaTCGTTAGTGCGAGAGGCACCCCACAGCATCGCCACCGCTGCCGCGGGTCCAGGGGAGTCTTGGCAGGGCAGCCACGCCCCTCGCGCTGACCCAGCGCACAGGATGACAGTTTCAGTCTGGGTCGATTTACCAACCATTGGGGTTTACAGTggaaatttttttccttcttgaagcagagaaggaaatttgGCCAGAAAGACACATTGCTTTTGTCTGCAAGCTTTCTTAGATCACCTGAACTGCGGTGCTCACACAGCTGCGCTGCACTGTGCGCCTTCACACGCGCACACACGGCACTGTGCATGTGTGGAACCAAGCAGACACAGGTGCACACACACGGCGCGCACCTTTTTCCTGGAAAAGACCTTTCTCTCTGGGAATAAACTCTTCACCAAAAGCT
This genomic window from Cygnus olor isolate bCygOlo1 chromosome 16, bCygOlo1.pri.v2, whole genome shotgun sequence contains:
- the TP53INP2 gene encoding tumor protein p53-inducible nuclear protein 2 isoform X1 — protein: MFQRLTSLFFSDSSTPEGLEEPKPFVSEEEEEDGWLIIDLGGGATRPGTQRWAGACGCSVRPCLVQPPAPAHARSPVPALPGPCLMDESWFVTPPPCFTAEEPGPDGVGSSPMEDLLIEHPSMSVYVTSTLELDVEEPQDSTAGEVPEPRLERHMPHHSTSLSVKAAILEKVSQARRVQRAKQLAEKPWLSQKALQRQDRARQRPARRARQHVGSFLHQPCQRHCNY
- the TP53INP2 gene encoding tumor protein p53-inducible nuclear protein 2 isoform X2, with protein sequence MFQRLTSLFFSDSSTPEGLEEPKPFVSEEEEEDGWLIIDLGEEPGPDGVGSSPMEDLLIEHPSMSVYVTSTLELDVEEPQDSTAGEVPEPRLERHMPHHSTSLSVKAAILEKVSQARRVQRAKQLAEKPWLSQKALQRQDRARQRPARRARQHVGSFLHQPCQRHCNY